From the Candidatus Krumholzibacteriota bacterium genome, one window contains:
- the folB gene encoding dihydroneopterin aldolase, with protein sequence MEEKVVLKGITVFGYYGVSPIERKIGQKLQIDVEYCHDFTKASMTDSLEDTVNYERVYTKIMQTVENNRFNLLETLADAICREVLTNFPVSKIRTEIRKLTLPFPNNLSHVAVVIEREAE encoded by the coding sequence GTGGAAGAAAAAGTTGTTTTAAAGGGTATAACGGTATTCGGTTATTACGGAGTTTCTCCAATTGAAAGAAAAATCGGCCAGAAACTTCAGATCGACGTTGAATATTGTCATGATTTTACTAAGGCAAGCATGACAGATTCTCTCGAGGATACAGTTAATTACGAGAGAGTATATACTAAGATAATGCAGACTGTTGAGAATAACAGGTTTAATTTACTGGAAACACTTGCTGACGCGATATGCCGTGAAGTACTTACTAATTTTCCCGTTTCTAAGATCAGGACTGAGATCCGTAAGTTGACCTTACCTTTTCCAAATAATTTATCACATGTTGCCGTTGTTATCGAACGAGAAGCTGAATAG
- the folK gene encoding 2-amino-4-hydroxy-6-hydroxymethyldihydropteridine diphosphokinase, with protein MPLLSNEKLNSAVHIVTLSLGSNLGERESNIIGAVKAMNDLDNFSLKRLSSLYETEPAGSGFSGTFINSAAVFEADIAPYELLSLCKKLEKRFGRKEGLDRPLDIDIILYGEILINKPDLKIPHKMFRQRSFVLEPMLEICPYFKVPPDNMTVSDIAERMPSSGWVRKVSSRSFINTSSQLLDS; from the coding sequence TTGCCGTTGTTATCGAACGAGAAGCTGAATAGCGCTGTACATATTGTTACACTTTCTCTCGGGTCAAATCTGGGGGAAAGGGAATCCAATATTATAGGTGCTGTAAAGGCTATGAATGATTTAGACAACTTCAGTCTGAAAAGGCTTAGTTCACTGTATGAAACAGAGCCCGCGGGAAGCGGTTTTTCCGGGACATTTATCAATTCAGCCGCCGTATTCGAGGCTGACATAGCTCCTTACGAATTATTATCTCTATGCAAAAAGCTCGAGAAGAGATTTGGCCGAAAAGAGGGATTGGACAGGCCTCTGGATATAGATATCATTCTGTATGGAGAAATCTTAATTAACAAACCTGATTTAAAGATTCCTCATAAAATGTTTAGGCAGAGATCTTTTGTGCTCGAACCTATGCTGGAAATATGCCCGTATTTTAAGGTTCCCCCGGATAATATGACCGTAAGTGATATCGCCGAGAGGATGCCTTCATCGGGTTGGGTCAGAAAGGTATCTTCGAGATCTTTTATAAACACCAGTTCACAGCTTTTAGACAGTTAG
- a CDS encoding deoxynucleoside kinase yields MKDFKERLVSEGVKYIAIEGNIASGKTTLSRLIAEETGARLFLEQVNDNPFVEQFYDDFEGYAFQTQIFFLLNRYRQQVKIAQQNLFAELLVADYLFDKDKIYAHVVLGDEELGLYTKLCSLLNGKIVRPDLVVYLQADTEVLMERIRKRGRSFERNIEEEYLKNLNEAFNHFFFHYDDSPLLIVNTDQLDFTKNREHLNDFFTQIAERFEGTRYYVPSWENDF; encoded by the coding sequence ATGAAAGATTTTAAAGAAAGATTAGTGTCAGAAGGAGTTAAATATATAGCAATAGAGGGGAATATAGCATCGGGAAAGACTACTCTCTCGCGTTTGATTGCCGAGGAGACCGGGGCCAGGCTTTTTCTGGAACAGGTGAATGACAACCCGTTTGTGGAGCAATTCTACGATGATTTTGAGGGATACGCTTTTCAGACTCAGATATTCTTTCTCTTAAACAGGTACAGGCAGCAGGTAAAGATAGCTCAGCAGAATCTTTTCGCGGAGCTTCTTGTCGCGGATTATTTATTCGATAAGGACAAAATATACGCGCATGTTGTACTCGGAGACGAAGAGCTCGGGCTGTATACAAAACTTTGTTCTTTGCTCAACGGGAAGATTGTCCGTCCTGACCTCGTTGTATACCTCCAAGCTGATACCGAAGTTCTTATGGAAAGAATAAGGAAAAGAGGGCGAAGTTTTGAAAGAAATATTGAAGAGGAATATCTAAAGAATCTAAATGAGGCATTCAATCATTTTTTCTTTCATTATGATGATTCCCCTCTACTTATTGTAAACACGGATCAACTTGATTTTACTAAAAACAGAGAACACCTCAATGATTTTTTCACACAAATTGCTGAGAGGTTCGAGGGAACAAGATATTATGTTCCTTCATGGGAGAATGATTTCTGA
- the panB gene encoding 3-methyl-2-oxobutanoate hydroxymethyltransferase, protein MKRKITQCVLREMKRKGEKIAAITSYDYLTTRLIDEVGVDFILVGDSLGMVELGYESTLPVTMDEVIHHLKAVTRAKPNAFVVGDMPFMSYQASVEDAIRNAGRFVKEGRAEGVKLEGGRRNADAIKGIVRASIPVVGHLGLTPQSLLQIGGYKIQGKDNLSAEKLIEDAKCLENAGCCSIVIEGVPWEVAREITETVSIPTIGIGAGEYCDGQILVIQDMLGIYEDPLPKFVKMYDQIGDRIKKAVAEYIKEVKEGSFPELKHSYSIKKKKKKNAKNEGSKDSR, encoded by the coding sequence ATGAAAAGGAAAATAACTCAGTGTGTTCTTAGAGAGATGAAGAGGAAGGGTGAAAAAATAGCGGCTATAACTTCTTACGATTACCTTACCACGAGATTGATCGACGAAGTCGGTGTCGACTTTATACTGGTGGGTGATTCTCTGGGAATGGTCGAGTTGGGATATGAAAGTACATTGCCGGTTACCATGGATGAAGTTATTCATCACCTCAAAGCTGTTACAAGAGCTAAACCAAATGCTTTTGTGGTTGGAGATATGCCATTTATGTCCTATCAGGCAAGCGTGGAAGATGCAATCAGGAACGCGGGACGCTTTGTCAAGGAAGGAAGGGCGGAGGGGGTGAAGCTGGAAGGTGGAAGGAGAAACGCCGACGCAATAAAGGGTATAGTCAGAGCTTCTATTCCTGTTGTGGGGCATCTGGGCCTCACACCGCAGAGTTTATTGCAGATCGGTGGGTACAAAATTCAGGGGAAAGATAATCTGTCCGCTGAAAAATTGATTGAGGATGCTAAATGCTTAGAAAATGCGGGTTGCTGCTCTATTGTGATTGAAGGTGTTCCGTGGGAAGTTGCCAGAGAAATAACCGAGACCGTATCAATACCTACTATAGGTATTGGAGCCGGGGAATATTGTGACGGTCAAATACTGGTTATACAGGATATGCTGGGAATTTATGAAGATCCCCTGCCGAAGTTCGTAAAGATGTATGATCAAATTGGCGATAGAATTAAAAAAGCAGTTGCCGAATATATTAAAGAAGTTAAAGAGGGATCATTTCCAGAATTGAAGCATAGTTACTCGATAAAAAAGAAAAAGAAAAAAAATGCCAAAAATGAAGGTAGTAAAGACTCCCGGTGA
- the panC gene encoding pantoate--beta-alanine ligase — translation MKVVKTPGEVRKVIAGFKKNCKNIALVPTMGDLHRGHISLIEMALEKCDRVVVSIFVNPKQFGPKEDYSRYPRNEQSDKAILEELGCDLLFVPSVRDLYSASDRTRVSVEKITGRLCGLFRPGHFDGVTLVVSKLFNIVDPDMAFFGQKDAQQAVVIQRMSADLNFPVRIVLGPIIREDNGLALSSRNRYLDDNEMIRAASLYKSLSEAFSSIKMGERNPDRIASRMRSIIENAGLQVEYAEIVDGKTMEAVSRIENVILVAVAARLGDVRLIDNIAVKIEDDSVEEVLLEFPNWSSYE, via the coding sequence ATGAAGGTAGTAAAGACTCCCGGTGAAGTTCGGAAGGTAATCGCGGGGTTTAAGAAAAACTGCAAAAATATCGCCTTAGTGCCCACTATGGGTGATTTACACCGGGGGCATATTAGTCTAATCGAAATGGCCCTTGAAAAATGTGACAGAGTAGTTGTATCTATATTTGTAAATCCAAAACAGTTTGGGCCAAAAGAGGATTACAGCCGGTATCCCAGAAATGAACAAAGTGATAAGGCTATTCTTGAAGAGCTTGGTTGTGATCTGTTGTTTGTGCCATCTGTTAGAGATTTATATTCCGCGTCTGACAGAACGAGAGTGTCGGTAGAGAAGATAACCGGGCGTCTTTGCGGATTGTTCAGGCCCGGACATTTTGACGGTGTAACCCTTGTTGTTTCGAAGCTCTTTAATATTGTTGATCCTGATATGGCGTTTTTTGGACAGAAAGACGCGCAGCAAGCTGTAGTTATTCAGAGAATGAGTGCCGACCTTAATTTTCCAGTACGGATCGTGCTGGGTCCCATTATCAGGGAGGATAACGGATTAGCACTTAGTTCCAGAAACAGGTATTTGGATGATAATGAAATGATTCGCGCGGCTTCTTTGTATAAATCCTTGTCTGAAGCTTTTAGCTCGATTAAAATGGGCGAGAGGAATCCTGACAGGATTGCCAGCCGTATGAGGAGCATTATTGAAAATGCCGGGCTACAGGTCGAATACGCTGAGATAGTAGACGGGAAAACAATGGAGGCTGTAAGCCGTATAGAAAATGTAATCCTGGTTGCTGTTGCCGCCAGACTGGGAGATGTTCGTCTGATCGACAATATTGCGGTTAAAATTGAAGATGATTCTGTCGAAGAAGTACTTCTCGAATTTCCAAATTGGAGCAGCTATGAATAG
- a CDS encoding NTP transferase domain-containing protein, which produces MNSKSGFSALILAAGEGTRMKSDLAKVLHKLRGIPMIRYVVNSVREINPDRIVLVVGYQSEAIIDEFKDENLEFVLQEERLGTGHAVMMARDNLEKGTGTIIVLTGDTPLLNSKTLREFIHFHGENNNSATVLSTVMENPEGYGRIIRDSSGGLDKIVEHRDASDKELKVNEVNSGIFCFQSSELFKALEKVNRKNSQAEYYLTDVMAVLNRDDRKTGVFRCKNRLEVIGINTSEQLEEAERLIVDG; this is translated from the coding sequence ATGAATAGTAAATCCGGATTTTCAGCTCTGATACTGGCCGCGGGTGAAGGTACGAGGATGAAATCCGATCTTGCCAAGGTACTTCACAAATTAAGGGGTATCCCGATGATAAGGTATGTGGTCAACTCCGTAAGGGAGATAAACCCCGATAGAATTGTTTTAGTTGTGGGTTATCAGTCCGAAGCAATAATTGATGAATTCAAAGATGAAAATTTGGAGTTTGTTCTACAGGAAGAGAGATTGGGGACAGGTCACGCTGTTATGATGGCAAGAGACAATCTTGAAAAAGGGACTGGTACAATTATCGTCTTAACGGGAGATACCCCCCTTCTGAACTCTAAAACGTTGAGGGAGTTTATACACTTTCACGGAGAAAATAATAATAGCGCCACTGTTTTATCTACTGTTATGGAAAACCCTGAAGGTTATGGTAGAATAATCCGTGATAGCTCCGGGGGTTTGGATAAAATTGTTGAACACCGTGACGCGAGTGATAAAGAACTTAAAGTAAATGAGGTTAACAGCGGAATTTTCTGCTTTCAGAGCAGTGAGCTTTTTAAGGCTCTTGAAAAAGTGAACAGAAAGAACAGTCAAGCGGAGTACTATCTCACTGATGTTATGGCCGTTTTAAACCGAGATGATCGGAAAACGGGTGTGTTTCGTTGTAAGAACAGATTAGAAGTTATTGGAATTAATACTTCCGAACAGCTCGAGGAAGCTGAAAGGTTGATAGTTGATGGATAG
- a CDS encoding HIT domain-containing protein — protein MDRVYAPWRSKYFSMPKESGCLFCDIQNEQEDARVGILQRGDHWFTILNIFPYTNGHIMVVAKRHINNLSDITEEEGIELIRMLAEAERALDKAYNPDGINVGVNRGAAAGAGITGHLHFHIVPRWEGDTNFMSSIAELRVVSEELGSSYDNLKSYFNR, from the coding sequence ATGGATAGAGTATACGCTCCATGGAGAAGTAAGTATTTTTCAATGCCGAAAGAATCCGGTTGTCTCTTCTGTGATATTCAGAACGAGCAGGAAGATGCCCGGGTTGGCATTCTACAAAGAGGTGATCACTGGTTTACGATATTGAACATATTTCCTTATACAAACGGGCATATTATGGTTGTGGCAAAACGGCATATAAATAATTTGTCTGATATTACCGAGGAGGAGGGAATTGAATTGATCCGGATGCTCGCCGAAGCTGAACGCGCTCTCGACAAGGCGTATAATCCCGACGGTATCAATGTTGGAGTCAACAGGGGGGCCGCCGCGGGGGCCGGCATAACCGGACATCTTCATTTTCACATTGTGCCCAGATGGGAGGGGGACACTAATTTTATGTCTTCAATAGCGGAACTGAGGGTTGTTTCGGAAGAATTGGGTTCAAGTTATGATAATCTTAAATCTTATTTTAACAGGTGA
- a CDS encoding LytR C-terminal domain-containing protein — protein sequence MVSRKSRKSGKKKVPLFRIAFILVILLMVVSVSIKWLHIGRYFASTEIPFQMEVLNGTGEDDLARKTTRRLRRMGIDILIEGNAEEFDYNQSLLIDRKGNPELMKILEKRLGCSRVLKQIQENPKVDVTFIIGRDWHDLKIRMTDYK from the coding sequence TTGGTTAGTAGAAAGAGTAGAAAGAGTGGAAAGAAGAAAGTTCCCCTTTTCAGGATAGCCTTTATTCTTGTTATTCTGTTGATGGTAGTGTCTGTCAGTATAAAATGGTTGCATATAGGAAGATATTTTGCATCAACCGAAATCCCTTTCCAGATGGAGGTTTTAAATGGAACGGGGGAAGATGACCTGGCAAGAAAAACAACTAGAAGACTCAGGAGAATGGGGATCGACATTCTAATAGAAGGTAACGCTGAAGAATTTGATTATAACCAGTCATTGTTAATTGATAGAAAGGGTAATCCTGAGCTTATGAAAATTCTCGAGAAACGTCTTGGTTGTTCAAGGGTGCTGAAGCAAATACAGGAGAATCCTAAAGTGGATGTTACTTTTATTATTGGAAGAGACTGGCATGATCTAAAAATAAGAATGACGGATTATAAATAA
- a CDS encoding DUF4321 domain-containing protein, whose translation MAVRRRIGLVALIFFLGVILGSVVGEVIGILLPDGSVIEKLFISGSEFHVGPVFCDLIVFTFTIGFSLKVNLISVLGIVIVAFMMRLYC comes from the coding sequence GTGGCAGTAAGAAGACGCATAGGATTGGTAGCGCTAATTTTTTTTCTGGGAGTAATTCTCGGAAGTGTTGTTGGAGAAGTAATCGGGATTCTTTTACCTGACGGGAGTGTAATAGAAAAATTGTTTATATCGGGAAGTGAATTTCATGTTGGCCCGGTTTTCTGCGATTTAATTGTGTTTACTTTTACTATTGGGTTTTCCCTAAAAGTTAATTTAATTAGTGTTCTTGGGATAGTTATTGTAGCGTTCATGATGAGGTTATATTGTTAG
- a CDS encoding twin-arginine translocase TatA/TatE family subunit: MFCDIMLAAVSNRFLLIGPFGWSELIIVLVLILIFFGPKRLPDVAEAIGKSLRKFKKASKDIKDEVESSTEEITEDEEKRG, translated from the coding sequence ATGTTCTGTGATATTATGTTAGCGGCTGTTTCGAACAGGTTTCTTCTGATTGGCCCCTTTGGATGGTCTGAACTTATAATAGTTCTGGTTCTGATCCTGATTTTTTTTGGTCCTAAGAGGTTGCCTGATGTAGCGGAAGCTATTGGAAAATCTTTGCGGAAATTCAAGAAGGCATCTAAGGATATCAAGGATGAGGTCGAATCCTCAACAGAAGAGATAACTGAGGATGAAGAGAAGCGCGGATAA
- a CDS encoding peptidylprolyl isomerase codes for MLKVLREKTKTILWIVIVAFVGTIFVAWGMGNRDSNTQDNKSNIVGSVNGVEIDRSIYSRNKSMLYNQLKEERGDNYTPGETEEYMIDNQAWEMTIQDFLFREGINKLGISVTDKELVSFLRNNPHPSLQETFTDNKGNFSYQEYLKALSDPSNDWTDLENWGRQTLPKFKLETLLSAKVNISEREVLEQFKKETVKVKAKYVSIPFEERSDFEPSEKELSEQYKKLSDEFVEPEKRKIKLLEIKYEPTQRDFREVRNSMNEIKSEILDGTDFIEAAKNYSQDLKTAENGGDLGFFGKGQMDPEFEKAAFSLSIGEISDPVKTEAGYHLIKVEDKKTENGEEKVHARHILMKVTPGYETQDSLSTIVRNVIEKVESTSFEEGVKALGLSTKEIQLTRHSFIEGIGYSPKISDFAFNHDKGSVSSAIETNNSIYFLKILKIIPESKKPFEEIKDELKDKVIKEKLEHGALEKSKKLRKEALDGSLESMAENNNLQVVETPLFTRNNPPEGFNPNSLFTKACHLLPLNTLSKPVKVSNSYYIIIVTERTEPDMTKFSENREEIITEIRRNKTRQVISDWYSELRDNAEIKDYRIKTLK; via the coding sequence ATGCTTAAAGTCTTAAGAGAAAAAACCAAAACTATCCTCTGGATAGTTATTGTTGCTTTTGTTGGTACAATTTTCGTCGCCTGGGGCATGGGAAACAGAGATTCAAATACTCAAGACAATAAATCCAATATTGTAGGTAGTGTAAACGGGGTGGAGATAGACAGGTCGATTTATTCCCGAAACAAGTCAATGCTTTACAATCAGCTGAAAGAGGAAAGGGGAGATAACTACACACCAGGCGAAACTGAGGAATATATGATTGATAATCAGGCCTGGGAAATGACTATTCAGGATTTTTTGTTCCGTGAAGGTATTAATAAATTAGGTATCAGTGTTACAGACAAAGAACTTGTTAGCTTTCTTCGCAACAACCCGCATCCTTCACTTCAGGAGACGTTTACAGACAATAAGGGGAATTTCAGCTATCAGGAATATCTTAAAGCCCTTTCCGACCCTTCAAATGATTGGACTGACCTCGAGAACTGGGGGCGCCAGACACTGCCGAAATTTAAACTTGAAACACTGCTTTCGGCAAAGGTGAATATCTCCGAAAGAGAGGTTCTCGAACAATTCAAAAAGGAAACAGTAAAAGTTAAGGCAAAGTACGTTTCAATCCCCTTTGAAGAAAGATCTGATTTTGAACCATCGGAAAAAGAATTGAGTGAACAATACAAGAAGCTCTCTGATGAATTTGTCGAACCGGAGAAACGTAAAATCAAACTTCTTGAAATTAAATACGAACCTACTCAGCGTGATTTCAGAGAAGTAAGAAACAGCATGAATGAAATAAAATCAGAGATTCTAGATGGTACTGATTTTATAGAAGCCGCTAAAAATTACTCACAGGATCTGAAAACAGCAGAAAATGGGGGAGACCTCGGCTTTTTTGGTAAAGGGCAAATGGACCCCGAATTTGAGAAAGCGGCATTCTCCTTGAGTATAGGTGAAATCAGCGATCCAGTTAAAACTGAAGCCGGTTATCATCTGATAAAAGTAGAAGATAAGAAGACTGAAAATGGAGAAGAGAAAGTTCACGCCAGACATATCCTTATGAAAGTAACACCCGGATATGAGACACAGGATTCACTCTCTACAATTGTTCGTAATGTTATAGAGAAAGTCGAATCCACAAGTTTCGAGGAGGGTGTGAAAGCCTTGGGGCTTTCAACAAAAGAAATTCAATTAACCAGACACAGTTTCATTGAAGGCATAGGTTACTCTCCAAAAATATCTGATTTTGCGTTCAATCACGATAAAGGGAGCGTTAGTTCAGCTATTGAAACGAATAATTCAATATATTTTCTGAAAATCCTCAAGATAATCCCCGAAAGCAAAAAACCTTTCGAAGAAATCAAAGATGAACTTAAAGATAAAGTGATAAAGGAAAAACTTGAACATGGCGCGCTTGAAAAAAGTAAAAAACTGAGGAAAGAAGCTCTCGACGGCAGCCTTGAATCCATGGCCGAAAATAATAATCTTCAAGTCGTGGAAACTCCTCTTTTCACTAGAAATAACCCCCCTGAGGGTTTTAACCCAAATTCATTATTCACCAAGGCATGTCACCTGTTGCCTCTTAACACTCTCAGCAAACCTGTTAAAGTGAGTAATAGTTATTACATAATTATAGTTACAGAAAGAACCGAGCCCGACATGACCAAGTTCTCAGAAAACAGGGAAGAAATCATTACAGAAATACGCAGAAATAAAACAAGACAGGTAATATCTGATTGGTATTCAGAGCTGAGGGATAATGCTGAGATAAAGGATTACAGAATCAAGACTCTTAAATGA